The following coding sequences are from one Candidatus Bathyarchaeota archaeon window:
- a CDS encoding RnfABCDGE type electron transport complex subunit D, with amino-acid sequence MSKPKEYSYMTKDKLMMYTFVALLVIAIVTSILWSGVGTEAMITTPSGWNLGLTVALSCAIAVGIAVGLDFFLNKIAADSQKNTMSSAVFGMIVALSYSYGVPAMNSGVQLPIEAPGAFVFVALITTIGLVVFKKVLGGSGRKPVNPAAAAKFLVLLPLLDTVFIAADHLKTGMLGVPALAGPIGYEIINENGFAPFASYIQTCFANPMLALPDVTTTTDIINTMVLDKFHGWAGGASSIAVIIVGLALFAVARRYIKWRITISFLATTAILAAIFSFALGGDPLLRILFHLFIGSSIFLAFFMATDPASTPITYAGQILFGVGLAVITILLQTYANFFGGSIVALLIMNLVSPKLDKIGKLKPTTETKEPKLPAAKQFTEVTEYPCIQCGACMRVCCHKLSPILIKNAFEKQDFDTLLKLNPDYCTGCGHCTFVCPARIDLRKNVLMAKAALRGE; translated from the coding sequence GCACTCCTTGTAATTGCTATTGTTACTTCCATCCTGTGGTCTGGTGTTGGCACAGAAGCCATGATAACTACACCTTCAGGTTGGAACTTGGGACTTACAGTTGCACTCTCATGCGCTATCGCTGTAGGAATCGCTGTTGGACTTGACTTTTTCTTGAACAAGATAGCCGCTGACAGCCAAAAGAATACCATGTCATCAGCAGTCTTCGGTATGATTGTTGCTCTTTCATACTCGTATGGCGTTCCCGCAATGAACTCTGGCGTACAGCTCCCAATCGAAGCTCCTGGCGCATTCGTTTTTGTCGCACTCATAACCACAATCGGTTTAGTTGTTTTCAAGAAAGTTCTAGGCGGATCAGGTAGGAAACCAGTAAACCCCGCAGCCGCAGCAAAATTCCTTGTCCTTTTGCCACTACTCGACACTGTATTCATCGCTGCTGACCACCTCAAAACCGGCATGCTAGGCGTACCCGCCTTGGCAGGACCCATCGGCTATGAAATCATTAACGAAAACGGCTTTGCACCATTTGCAAGCTACATCCAAACATGCTTTGCTAATCCTATGCTGGCACTTCCAGATGTAACCACAACCACTGACATAATCAACACCATGGTCTTGGACAAGTTCCACGGATGGGCAGGTGGAGCTTCAAGCATAGCCGTGATAATTGTTGGTTTAGCGCTGTTTGCAGTTGCACGTCGATACATCAAATGGAGAATCACCATTTCGTTCTTAGCTACCACAGCCATACTTGCAGCCATATTCAGCTTCGCCTTGGGTGGTGACCCACTGCTAAGAATTCTCTTCCACTTGTTCATCGGAAGCTCCATATTCTTAGCGTTCTTCATGGCAACTGACCCAGCGAGCACGCCCATAACGTACGCAGGACAGATTCTGTTTGGTGTGGGCTTAGCTGTGATTACCATACTGTTGCAGACATACGCGAACTTCTTTGGAGGCTCTATAGTTGCGTTGCTTATCATGAACTTAGTCTCGCCTAAACTGGATAAGATTGGCAAGCTCAAACCCACCACTGAAACCAAGGAACCCAAGCTACCAGCAGCCAAGCAATTCACCGAAGTCACCGAATACCCATGTATCCAATGTGGTGCATGTATGCGCGTCTGCTGCCACAAACTTAGCCCCATACTCATCAAGAACGCCTTCGAAAAACAAGACTTCGACACTCTGCTAAAGCTCAACCCCGACTACTGCACAGGATGCGGACACTGCACATTCGTTTGCCCAGCAAGAATCGACCTACGAAAGAACGTGCTCATGGCAAAAGCAGCACTACGCGGAGAATAA